In a genomic window of Mesotoga infera:
- a CDS encoding M3 family oligoendopeptidase, translated as MSESTIEKHKRRYIAEDLDLSVWENLEGELKKLEEFEIADGDSLEDFLNYWSELFMILQEQLAWKYIDMTRFADNEDKRLEYSRFYAEVYSRSEPYKIKLMNKYHSSPFRNDLDSHRYENFDAIVSNTVELFREENLALEIQEKKMASEYAAIIGSLTVNYRDHEYTLSQLSKFQLEPDRSVREEAWRLSMSKLKEVHKNLEELFDRLLAVRVPQAENAGFRSYRDYMHLKKNRFVYSVDDVIRFHESVEKIVVPFVAELNEKRRKQLGLQKLRPWDLSVEPSGKVLKPFKTMEEFVQKAIRILEKVDPEFGRNLFKMKENGLLDLENRKGKAPGGYNYPLDETGAPFIFMNATGTPANVRTILHESGHAMHSFATVNEKLIAYRHATHEAAELASMSMELLTMDYWDEYYSADEVRIARLEELTGTLSFLPWCMVVDSFQQWIYTNPDHSSKERDRKFAEIFDRFNTGVEWTDLEDLKEIRWLLQPHIFTNPFYYIEYGIAQLGALAIYKNYRQRGPKAIEEYKRFLSMGYSRPLDELFESAGIEFDFSEKHLSELIHFVGSELVSL; from the coding sequence ATGTCCGAATCCACCATTGAAAAGCATAAAAGGAGATATATTGCTGAAGATCTTGATCTGTCTGTATGGGAGAATTTGGAGGGCGAGTTGAAGAAACTGGAAGAATTCGAAATTGCTGACGGGGATTCGCTCGAGGATTTTCTCAACTATTGGAGTGAGCTCTTCATGATCCTTCAAGAGCAACTCGCGTGGAAATACATAGACATGACTAGATTCGCGGACAACGAAGATAAGAGACTCGAGTACTCAAGGTTCTACGCAGAGGTCTACTCAAGATCTGAGCCTTACAAGATCAAATTAATGAATAAGTATCATTCCAGCCCCTTCAGAAATGATCTCGACAGCCACAGATATGAAAACTTCGATGCCATAGTGTCGAATACCGTGGAGCTCTTCAGAGAAGAGAATCTCGCCCTGGAGATTCAGGAGAAGAAGATGGCTTCTGAATATGCGGCCATTATTGGTTCTCTAACGGTTAATTATAGAGATCACGAGTATACTCTATCGCAGCTCTCTAAGTTTCAACTTGAGCCTGACCGTTCAGTTAGGGAAGAAGCGTGGCGGCTTTCCATGAGCAAGTTGAAAGAAGTGCACAAGAATCTGGAAGAACTCTTTGACAGACTTCTGGCGGTCAGAGTACCACAAGCCGAAAATGCGGGATTTAGAAGTTACAGGGACTATATGCACCTGAAGAAGAACAGGTTCGTCTACTCGGTTGACGATGTCATTAGGTTTCATGAATCGGTGGAAAAAATTGTTGTACCATTCGTTGCTGAACTCAACGAAAAAAGAAGGAAACAGCTTGGACTGCAGAAGTTGAGACCCTGGGACTTGAGTGTTGAGCCCTCTGGAAAAGTACTAAAACCCTTCAAAACTATGGAGGAATTTGTTCAAAAGGCAATAAGAATTCTTGAGAAAGTTGACCCCGAGTTCGGCAGAAATCTATTCAAGATGAAGGAAAATGGTTTGCTTGATCTTGAAAACCGAAAGGGGAAGGCTCCCGGTGGTTACAATTACCCGCTTGACGAAACCGGTGCCCCCTTCATTTTTATGAATGCAACGGGAACGCCGGCAAATGTACGGACTATACTTCATGAATCGGGCCACGCAATGCATTCATTTGCAACCGTTAATGAGAAGTTGATTGCCTACAGACATGCAACACATGAAGCTGCTGAACTTGCTTCAATGTCGATGGAGCTTCTGACGATGGATTACTGGGATGAATATTACTCGGCCGATGAGGTTAGGATTGCCAGACTGGAGGAGTTAACTGGCACTTTGAGTTTCCTGCCTTGGTGTATGGTTGTCGACTCTTTCCAGCAGTGGATATATACGAATCCAGATCACTCTTCTAAAGAAAGGGATAGGAAATTTGCGGAGATTTTTGATCGTTTCAACACCGGTGTTGAGTGGACAGATCTGGAAGATTTGAAGGAAATTCGATGGCTCCTTCAGCCTCACATATTTACGAACCCATTCTATTACATTGAATATGGCATAGCTCAACTTGGAGCACTTGCGATCTACAAGAATTACAGGCAGCGGGGTCCTAAAGCCATCGAAGAGTATAAGAGGTTTCTTTCTATGGGATACTCAAGGCCCCTAGATGAGTTATTTGAAAGCGCAGGAATAGAGTTCGATTTCTCGGAGAAGCACCTGTCGGAACTCATTCATTTCGTTGGGAGTGAGCTAGTGTCTCTGTAA
- a CDS encoding carbohydrate kinase: protein MSRVAVVGELLIDLISSSVVKDLGEASSFGRFFAGSPGNLVLNLNGLGVDTALLSRLGDDFFGRAYLTHLRSRGIDTSFVQLDPQANTSLVFVSKSQSTPQFMAIRGADCFLEEPEDIHNFLNSVEFIYFTSWPLSRKRTRAVCMKLIALALKMGIKIAFDPNYREVLWETNQDGKSFIKEFMRYCFIVKPSEDDSYHIFGPGKPLDYIRRFHEAGARNVVLTLGHKGTIISDGRRIETLLPCARRVVDITGAGDAFWSGLLFGLLNGKDVFESAVYGNYCAAFRIEHEGKDVILPSVEALKAIFEAGDN from the coding sequence TTGTCAAGAGTCGCAGTCGTAGGCGAACTGCTTATCGACCTTATATCTAGCAGCGTCGTGAAGGATCTTGGCGAAGCATCTTCTTTTGGAAGATTCTTCGCGGGTTCTCCGGGAAACCTTGTCTTGAATCTTAACGGTCTTGGTGTAGATACAGCTCTTCTCTCAAGATTGGGTGACGATTTCTTTGGAAGAGCGTATTTGACACATCTGCGCTCCAGAGGCATCGACACCTCATTTGTCCAGCTGGACCCTCAAGCTAATACTTCTCTTGTGTTTGTTTCGAAGTCACAATCGACTCCTCAGTTCATGGCAATTAGAGGTGCTGACTGTTTTCTCGAAGAACCTGAAGACATTCATAATTTTCTGAACAGTGTCGAATTCATTTATTTTACATCATGGCCGCTCTCAAGGAAGAGAACAAGAGCCGTCTGCATGAAATTGATCGCTCTTGCTTTGAAAATGGGAATTAAGATTGCATTCGATCCTAATTACAGAGAAGTGCTATGGGAGACAAACCAAGACGGCAAATCCTTCATTAAAGAGTTTATGAGGTACTGCTTTATCGTCAAGCCTTCCGAAGATGACTCATATCACATTTTCGGCCCCGGGAAACCTTTGGATTACATTCGCAGATTCCATGAGGCCGGAGCAAGGAACGTTGTTCTGACTCTCGGCCACAAAGGCACGATTATATCTGACGGAAGAAGAATTGAAACACTTCTGCCTTGCGCTAGAAGAGTCGTAGACATCACAGGGGCAGGAGACGCTTTTTGGTCGGGTCTTCTCTTCGGATTGCTTAATGGAAAGGACGTATTCGAATCAGCTGTTTATGGGAACTACTGTGCGGCTTTCAGAATCGAACATGAGGGAAAAGATGTAATCTTGCCTTCTGTGGAAGCGCTGAAGGCAATTTTCGAGGCGGGTGATAATTGA
- a CDS encoding glycosyltransferase family 1 protein, producing MRVAFINPQGNFDRNDSYWTTHPDFGGQLVYVKEIASAMSEMGINCDIVTRRIVDDRWPEFSDEFDSYPGRNNLRIVRIPFGPEGFLRKEELWPHLGEFAKRIKEFYHAERTLPNFVTTHYGDGGLTGAMLFRETGIPYSFTAHSLGAQKLDKLLQTGADRLQIEREFNFSFRIAAERIAMKYSAINFVSTSMERFQQYSHRLYRDFSDVGNDSRYSVVPPGVNTDIFTTNSTELDGMIERKFRKAVERFSDLSRLQLPMIIVASRLEQKKNHIGLVRAFAKDRELNSTSNLVIVTRGLHDPYEEYSSLEEPDRSVLREIIDQISRNEIMDRVIFMDIENQLQLAALYRIGSKRRSVFALTSLYEPFGLAPIEAMACGLPAVATSSGGPVETLRENNIEYGILVDPLETEDIARGIKRAIFSGSDFWEEMSSRGVDRVTEKYTWKSAAEGYLNQIKEKIRHEHPEPEIPECFFTGIDIPFIE from the coding sequence ATGAGAGTTGCGTTTATAAATCCCCAGGGGAATTTCGACAGGAACGACAGTTACTGGACAACACATCCCGACTTTGGAGGTCAATTAGTCTATGTGAAGGAGATCGCGTCGGCCATGTCGGAAATGGGAATCAATTGTGACATTGTTACAAGGAGGATAGTCGATGATAGATGGCCGGAGTTTTCCGATGAATTCGATTCTTACCCGGGAAGAAACAACCTGAGAATCGTTCGAATCCCCTTCGGCCCCGAAGGCTTTTTGAGGAAAGAAGAACTCTGGCCCCATCTGGGTGAGTTCGCAAAAAGAATAAAAGAGTTCTACCATGCAGAACGCACACTACCGAATTTCGTAACAACTCATTACGGAGATGGTGGGCTGACTGGAGCAATGCTATTTAGGGAGACTGGAATTCCTTACTCCTTCACGGCTCACTCTCTTGGTGCTCAAAAACTTGATAAACTACTCCAAACTGGAGCAGACAGACTCCAAATCGAAAGAGAGTTCAACTTCTCCTTCAGAATCGCGGCCGAAAGAATTGCAATGAAGTATTCAGCAATCAACTTCGTTTCTACATCTATGGAGAGGTTTCAGCAGTACAGTCATAGACTCTACAGGGACTTCTCTGACGTTGGAAACGACTCAAGGTACTCTGTTGTTCCTCCAGGAGTCAATACAGATATATTTACTACGAACTCAACCGAACTAGATGGAATGATCGAAAGAAAATTCAGGAAAGCCGTCGAAAGGTTTTCAGATCTGTCCCGACTTCAACTTCCCATGATTATTGTGGCAAGCAGGCTTGAGCAAAAAAAGAATCACATTGGATTGGTAAGGGCATTCGCAAAAGACAGAGAATTGAACAGCACAAGCAACCTGGTAATTGTAACTCGCGGTCTGCACGATCCATACGAGGAATACAGTTCACTTGAAGAACCGGATCGCTCAGTGCTTAGAGAAATCATAGATCAGATATCGAGAAACGAAATAATGGATAGAGTCATCTTCATGGATATTGAGAACCAGCTTCAACTGGCCGCTCTATACAGAATTGGATCGAAGAGAAGATCGGTATTCGCTCTAACTTCTCTCTATGAACCTTTTGGCCTCGCCCCGATTGAAGCGATGGCCTGTGGTCTGCCAGCAGTGGCAACGTCTAGCGGAGGCCCCGTAGAAACTCTGAGAGAAAACAACATAGAATACGGAATACTTGTCGATCCGCTTGAAACAGAAGACATTGCTCGTGGGATTAAGAGAGCTATCTTTAGCGGCAGCGATTTCTGGGAAGAGATGAGTTCCAGGGGAGTTGATCGCGTCACTGAAAAATATACGTGGAAATCAGCTGCCGAAGGCTATCTTAATCAGATTAAGGAAAAGATTAGGCACGAACATCCCGAGCCGGAGATCCCAGAGTGTTTTTTTACCGGAATCGACATTCCTTTCATTGAGTAA
- a CDS encoding pyridoxal phosphate-dependent aminotransferase — MKYNFDKIIERRGTDCIKWDHADLFFGKNDLLPMWVADMDFESPPEVVEAIVTRAKHGIYGYTARSDSYYESIVSWLSRRHGWEVEKEWISHAPGVVPAVHIAIMALTHPGDKVIVQTPVYYPFFKAIEETGRQLILNPLIESGGRYTMDFEDLERRIDSRTKIIILCSPHNPVGRVWTRDELSKLGEICLSSNIKIISDEIHSDLVLGNNRHIPIATISEEVSSITLTCVAPSKTFNLAGLSSAAVISSSSTLLSEYSNMLSSVGAGMSNVFGTIALQTAYNKGEHWLEELLEYISGNFEYMRDFLKANFPEVKVTELEGTYLAWIDFRGTGMSVEELKNLLYEKAKVGFEDGSIFGMEGEGFMRVNLACPRAIVEEAMKRLINVWKSC, encoded by the coding sequence GTGAAGTACAACTTTGATAAAATTATCGAAAGAAGAGGAACGGATTGTATCAAATGGGACCATGCAGATCTCTTTTTTGGGAAAAATGACCTCCTGCCGATGTGGGTAGCCGATATGGATTTTGAATCACCACCTGAAGTCGTAGAAGCGATTGTAACCAGGGCCAAACACGGTATCTACGGATATACCGCACGATCGGACAGCTACTACGAATCTATTGTGAGCTGGCTCTCTAGAAGGCATGGATGGGAAGTAGAAAAAGAGTGGATTTCACATGCACCCGGAGTAGTCCCGGCAGTTCATATTGCCATCATGGCACTCACTCATCCGGGAGACAAGGTCATTGTGCAGACACCAGTATATTATCCTTTCTTCAAAGCAATTGAAGAAACGGGCCGTCAGTTGATTCTGAACCCTTTGATTGAGTCCGGCGGAAGATACACAATGGATTTCGAAGATCTGGAAAGGAGGATTGATTCGAGAACAAAGATTATCATCCTCTGCAGTCCCCACAATCCGGTAGGGAGAGTTTGGACAAGAGATGAACTTTCAAAGCTCGGAGAGATCTGCTTGAGCAGTAACATCAAGATTATTTCTGATGAGATTCATTCGGACCTTGTGCTTGGTAACAACAGACATATACCGATCGCCACGATATCTGAAGAGGTTTCTTCTATCACACTTACATGTGTAGCTCCAAGCAAGACCTTCAATCTCGCGGGACTTTCTTCGGCGGCGGTGATTTCATCTTCTAGCACACTTCTAAGTGAGTACTCGAACATGTTGAGTTCTGTCGGAGCCGGAATGTCTAATGTTTTTGGCACAATCGCACTTCAAACAGCTTATAACAAGGGCGAACACTGGCTTGAAGAATTGCTTGAATACATCAGTGGAAACTTCGAGTACATGAGAGATTTCTTGAAAGCAAACTTCCCGGAAGTAAAGGTCACCGAGCTTGAAGGAACGTATCTTGCATGGATTGATTTTAGGGGTACAGGCATGAGTGTGGAAGAGCTCAAGAATTTGCTGTATGAAAAGGCAAAGGTTGGTTTTGAAGACGGCTCTATATTTGGCATGGAAGGTGAAGGATTCATGAGAGTAAATCTTGCATGTCCTAGAGCCATCGTTGAAGAGGCCATGAAGAGGTTAATCAATGTCTGGAAATCCTGCTGA